A single genomic interval of Anopheles marshallii chromosome 2, idAnoMarsDA_429_01, whole genome shotgun sequence harbors:
- the LOC128718427 gene encoding zinc finger protein 235-like, with translation MEEEFLTIAMKPTFCRICAEVCAEQYCIYETVYKDDTLSMHMMMEKLVPSVFNTEQVKVDEFMCWPRKICAECTSKVLDAYDLYEQCMKSGDLLRECLSRKTETFIIEDMYEDVKQDFVIDSSPEQEHICSDNETNEQTPPAQRPPVKRVPRKLRVEAREDIIVDKIESDIIEERIAISTDEDVHHSDGSEKHSPNECKKKSRKTSARQKQASSKRSSAAGIGKTPKGKKRATRKVQEPNEQNLDESKEPETKVDIYRCLLCNESTYSSPKELTDHLKAEHPDQIHCCAQCPKVFMTKAAFEHHQYCHATGRSYFCMFCDKGFQTEQLLKNHVRTHTHSTGFLCSHCGQEFSNRSNLRQHLIRHTGDKPWQCTLCPSRFSMKSYLDRHQHTHTKAKYFSCDTCGSQFSRHYSLVKHQLIHKGDRYFTCEVCNMRFTSSHHVKRHMLTHTGEKPFKCTYCERSFTQSNDMVKHMKTHVGNNPYQCDRCDASFRLLTDLRNHYKDHCQSGSKDALSGEEDKNIRFTSTNILKIRFEKEMNQLIDKIPTIVNIVKTMESTNSEDQSLTIQLTFCRICAVLNTDEYGIYELDYNNGTSNMHMMLEKLVPSVFNAEQVKVDELMGFPRKICRGCKGKVLEAYALYEMSMKSGDLLRKCLSSKKKTTFIVNITGGSMETSDAQTSCPQQFKQVPVRIWRKSQESIVDVTSEQIVPKDAYRKEHTNGDTCPLPVDDHATPSEIEDQPSYSCEENDTISSSKVNDETYEIKPPRKRVVVKRQTKAEKRNEFVQQASYSDEENGTISCSNVKYASNETKQPTKRMVATRQIKRERRSEFVDQTPYSGEENEPISSSQVNDETYKIKQPIKRVATKRQTKANKNNVPRAGQNTASVASEESGEPGIKVNQLRCLLCNESTYALPNELTEHLKTTHADQIQCCEQCPKVFITKTAFEHHQYCHATGRSHFCVFCDKGFQTEQLLRNHLKTHTDGTGFLCSQCGKEFRDRSNLRQHEYRHTGHKPWQCNLCPSRFSTKGYLTVHLLTHSKHKAYSCDTCGSQFNRHYSLVKHQVIHTGVRHYECEVCKTRFASAHHVKIHMRTHTGEKPYKCGCCDRGFAQKNDMLKHMKTHGQPYPCGHCDAYFDVVADLRIHLKVHEREGKPEKERTSVEQ, from the exons ATGGAGGAAGAATTTCTTACTATTGCTATGAAACCGACATTTTGTCGCATTTGTGCTGAAGTGTGTGCCGAACAATACTGTATTTACGAAACTGTTTACAAGGATGATACGCTAAGCATGCATatgatgatggaaaagttAGTTCCCTCCGTGTTCAATACGGAACAAGTGAAGGTGGATGAGTTCATGTGCTGGCCAAGGAAAATTTGTGCAGAATGTACCAGCAAGGTGCTGGACGCGTATGATTTATATGAACAGTGTATGAAGAGTGGTGATCTACTGCGAGAATGTTTGTCTCGAAAAACGGAAACTTTCATAATCGAAGATATGTACGAGGATGTGAAGCAAGACTTCGTTATTGATAGTTCTCCTGAGCAGGAACACATCTGTTCAGATAATGAAACTAATGAACAAACGCCACCAGCTCAAAGGCCACCGGTTAAAAGAGTTCCTCGTAAATTGCGTGTGGAAGCGCGCGAGGATATTATAGTGGATAAAATAGAATCAGACATAATAGAAGAACGTATCGCCATATCAACCGATGAAGACGTGCATCACTCAGATGGTAGTGAGAAACATTCTCCAAATGagtgcaaaaagaaatcacgcaaaACTTCCGCACGACAGAAACAAGCATCAAGCAAACGCAGTTCTGCTGCTGGCATCGGAAAAAcgccgaagggtaaaaaacgAGCTACGCGAAAGGTTCAAGaaccaaacgaacaaaatttaGATGAATCGAAGGAACCGGAAACAAAGGTAGATATATACCGTTGTTTGCTATGCAACGAATCGACATACTCCTCGCCGAAGGAACTTACGGATCACTTGAAAGCGGAACATCCCGATCAGATTCACTGTTGCGCACAGTGTCCGAAGGTGTTCATGACTAAGGCGGCCTTTGAGCATCATCAGTACTGCCATGCTACTGGCCGATCATACTTCTGCATGTTTTGCGACAAAGGGTTTCAGACAGAGCAGCTGCTCAAGAATCACGTAagaactcacacacacagcacaggGTTTTTGTGTTCCCATTGTGGTCAGGAGTTTAGCAACCGAAGTAATCTTCGTCAACATCTGATACGTCATACCGGCGATAAACCATGGCAATGTACCTTGTGTCCGAGCCGCTTCAGCATGAAAA GTTATTTGGACAGACATCAACATACTCACACGAAAGCTAAATACTTTAGTTGTGACACGTGCGGATCGCAATTCAGCCGACATTACTCATTGGTAAAACATCAGCTTATTCACAAGG GCGATCGTTACTTTACCTGCGAGGTTTGCAATATGAG GTTCACCTCAAGCCATCACGTGAAACGACATATGCTAACGCACACGGGAGAAAAACCATTCAAATGTACATACTGTGAGCGCAGCTTTACGCAAAGCAATGACATGGTAAAGCACATGAAAACGCACGTTGGTAACAATCCGTACCAGTGCGATCGTTGCGATGCATCATTCCGGCTGCTCACGGACCTGCGCAATCACTACAAGGATCATTGTCAGTCGGGCAGTAAAGATGCGCTTTCCGGCGAGGAGGATAAAAACATACGCTTCACCAGCAcgaatattttgaaaattcgattcgaaaaggaaatgaacCAGCTGATCGACAAGA TTCCCACCATCGTAAACATAGTAAAAACGATGGAGAGTACAAATTCTGAAGACCAGAGCTTGACCATACAACTAACATTCTGTCGTATTTGTGCTGTGCTAAACACCGACGAGTATGGCATCTATGAACTCGATTACAATAACGGAACATCAAATATGCATATGATGCTGGAAAAGTTAGTTCCCTCGGTATTCAACGCGGAACAAGTGAAGGTGGATGAATTAATGGGGTTTCCAAGAAAAATTTGCAGAGGATGTAAAGGCAAGGTACTGGAGGCGTATGCCCTGTACGAGATGAGCATGAAGAGCGGTGATCTGCTGAGGAAATGCTTAtcgagcaagaaaaaaacaacatttatcGTCAATATAACAGGTGGTTCTATGGAAACATCGGATGCGCAGACAAGTTGCCCACAACAATTTAAGCAAGTTCCAGTCAGGATTTGGAGAAAATCACAGGAAAGTATCGTTGATGTTACATCGGAGCAAATTGTACCAAAAGATGCTTACCGTAAGGAACACACTAATGGGGACACGTGTCCGCTTCCCGTCGATGATCACGCAACTCCATCGGAAATCGAAGATCAACCATCGTACTCTTGCGAAGAAAATGATACAATATCATCTTCCAAAGTGAATGACGAAACCTATGAGATAAAACCACCGAGAAAGCGTGTGGTTGTAAAAAGACAAACGAAagcagaaaaacgaaacgaattcgTTCAACAAGCGTCGTACTCTGATGAGGAAAATGGTACAATATCGTGTTCTAATGTAAAATATGCaagtaacgaaacaaaacaaccaacaaaacgTATGGTTGCAACAAGGCAAATAAAAAGAGAAAGGCGAAGCGAATTCGTTGATCAAACACCATACTCAGGTGAGGAAAATGAGCCAATATCCTCTTCTCAAGTAAATGACGAAACTTACAAGATAAAACAACCGATAAAACGTGTGGCTACAAAAAGGCaaactaaagcaaacaaaaacaatgtgccACGGGCAGGACAGAATACAGCTAGTGTTGCTTCCGAAGAATCTGGCGAACCGGGTATTAAAGTAAATCAATTGCGTTGTTTGCTATGCAACGAATCAACCTATGCTTTACCGAATGAACTAACGGAACACTTGAAAACGACGCACGCGGATCAGATACAATGTTGCGAGCAATGTCCGAAGGTGTTCATCACTAAGACGGCCTTTGAACATCATCAGTATTGTCATGCTACTGGACGATCGcatttctgtgtgttttgcgACAAAGGGTTCCAAACGGAGCAGTTGCTTAGGAACCATCTGAAAACCCATACGGACGGGACAGGCTTTTTGTGTTCGCAGTGCGGTAAAGAGTTTAGGGACCGAAGCAATCTTCGGCAGCACGAGTATCGTCACACTGGCCACAAACCATGGCAATGCAATTTGTGTCCGAGTCGTTTCAGTACAAAAG GTTATCTAACGGTGCACTTGTTAACACATTCGAAACATAAAGCATACAGCTGCGATACGTGCGGTTCCCAGTTTAATAGACACTACTCGCTCGTGAAACACCAGGTCATTCATACGG GTGTGCGTCATTATGAATGTGAGGTTTGCAAAACGAG ATTCGCTTCAGCGCACCACGTTAAAATCCATATGCGCACACATACGGGCGAAAAACCCTACAAATGTGGCTGCTGTGATCGAGGCTTTGCACAGAAAAACGATATGCTGAAGCACATGAAAACCCACGGGCAACCGTATCCTTGTGGACATTGCGATGCTTACTTTGACGTGGTAGCGGACTTACGGATACACTTGAAAGTGCACGAACGGGAAGGAAAGCCGGAAAAAGAGCGTACATCTGTGGAACAATGA
- the LOC128707062 gene encoding mitoguardin, whose translation MSVSKYLPIHVSTSQKIIILSVSAGVALLGALAAYLGRRRTPLPQQRRIRKPCNRRTRNSVRSPNDIMSVAGSKVSARSYSPSGSVHAISDRMSLASGSLVAAGGAIGAMGTIAILGNSTPLTPQQLGVMGMEALENVVSYWEDALAGRNDVDIPGRAANADEDEFCRELQNLLDAAYNLQEQGELLFLDERSVLYRDDERKAITGGEHGLTNGHRSGSDPNFDSAESFASALDQVADLREFDDTESFMDLERYPLYSSAIDTMDEQQIPYRTLRTDMVGCASDTEYLAKLHCIRLAFKLLFKDPKNSRWVADTGRQILTDLLCLGDKDPKDFLVAYESMLEFLQNPNNWNDIELELESRNVKAMTFYDVVLDFIILDAFRDLDAPPNSVLAVINNRFLSNGFKESALSTAVWSVLKAKKRMLKFPNGFMSHFYCITEQLSPLMVWGFFGPNENLKEVCQYFKDETIGFLSDIYSFQKCRYTTVEELAEDILENMRKRVNNIGVKFNQ comes from the exons ATGAGTGTTTCGAAGTATCTTCCTATTCATGTGTCCACCTCGCAGAAA ATCATCATACTTTCGGTATCAGCCGGGGTAGCCCTGTTGGGAGCCCTTGCGGCTTACCTTGGTCGTCGGAGAACTCCACTGCCCCAGCAGCGCCGGATACGAAAACCCTGCAACAGACGGACGCGCAACAGTGTTCGCAGCCCGAACGATATCATGTCCGTGGCTGGTTCGAAGGTGTCTGCCCGTTCGTACAGCCCCAGCGGATCGGTCCATGCAATCTCTGATCGGATGTCGCTTGCGTCCGGTTCACTGGTAGCTGCCGGAGGTGCAATCGGTGCAATGGGCACGATAGCCATTCTTGGCAACAGCACACCCCTTACACCGCAACAGCTCGGTGTGATGGGCATGGAAGCGCTAGAGAACGTCGTAAGCTATTGGGAGGATGCACTGGCTGGGCGCAACGATGTGGACATTCCCGGTCGGGCGGCGAATGCCGATGAGGATGAATTTTGCCGTGAACTGCAAAACCTGCTGGATGCGGCGTACAACCTACAGGAACAAGGAGAGCTACTGTTCTTGGACGAACGATCCGTGCTTTACCGGGACGATGAGCGAAAAGCCATTACGGGCGGAGAGCATGGTCTAACGAACGGTCACCGTTCCGGTTCGGATCCGAACTTTGATTCGGCCGAAAGTTTTGCTTCCGCGCTGGATCAGGTGGCCGATTTGCGTGAGTTCGATGACACGGAATCGTTCATGGACCTGGAACGATACCCGCTGTACTCGAGCGCCATAGACACGATGGATGAGCAACAGATACCGTATCGAACGTTGCGGACCGATATGGTCGGCTGTGCGTCCGATACAGAGTACCTGGCAAAGCTGCACTGCATACGATTAGCTTTTAAATTACTATTTAAG GACCCCAAAAATAGCCGCTGGGTGGCCGATACCGGGCGACAGATACTGACCGATCTGCTCTGCCTCGGTGATAAGGATCCGAAGGATTTTCTCGTCGCGTACGAATCGATGCTGGAGTTTctccaaaacccaaacaactGGAACGACATCGAGCTCGAGCTGGAATCGCGCAACGTGAAGGCAATGACGTTCTACGACGTCGTGCTGGACTTTATCATACTGGATGCGTTCCGTGATCTGGACGCACCACCCAACAGCGTCCTTGCCGTCATCAACAATCGCTTCCTGTCGAACGGCTTCAAAGAGTCGGCCCTCTCGACGGCCGTCTGGTCGGTGCTGAAGGCGAAAAAGCGTATGCTCAAGTTCCCGAACGGGTTTATGTCCCACTTCTACTGCATCACCGAGCAACTGTCGCCGCTGATGGTGTGGGGTTTCTTCGGACCGAACGAAAACCTTAAGGAGGTGTGCCAATACTTCAAGGACGAAACCATTGGCTTCCTGAGCGACATCTACAGCTTCCAGAAGTGTCGCTACACTACCGTCGAGGAGTTGGCGGAAGACATTCTCGAAAATATGCGCAAACGCGTTAACAACATCGGCGTGAAGTTCAATCAGTAG
- the LOC128708501 gene encoding nuclear pore glycoprotein p62, with protein sequence MNFSFGTPTTTTASTGGFSLGAPATSTATGGFSFGTAPTFGATGASVPAPTLSLNPTATATTATPTVGGIGTLSFGASLGSTVAGAAASSTAAGTQPSGTTAALPTFGSLGGSTQLGVGLSAPTPSLAAANANQASGNAASGITPLSGSLATPAPTTTAAAPLTLGGFGMSKPTEQNTLSLGVTNTTTTTPAATTNTAAVTTGASIGLAASLTTNTQTTQSATVAGNQQLKFFQLEEFINKWTLELEEQEKLFTNQATQVNAWDNMLLANGEKIVALNEAVMKVKAEQNAMEQELEFITAQHTELEECIVPLEQELSRIGQIDLERGQTYSMAETLDSQLKQMYEDLKEVIEHLNDANKYTDPNDPLVQIGKILNAHMNSLQWIESSTTSITNRLEEINKMHETLRKDNERSFRLTYYDQ encoded by the coding sequence ATGAATTTCTCCTTTGGAACACCAACAACTACAACCGCTTCGACGGGTGGGTTTTCTCTCGGTGCTCCAGCGACCAGTACCGCTACGGGCGGCTTTTCCTTTGGTACGGCGCCAACTTTCGGAGCGACCGGCGCATCCGTACCAGCACCGACGTTGTCGCTTAATCCCACGGCaaccgcaacaacagcaaccccAACCGTTGGAGGAATAGGAACACTTTCGTTTGGAGCATCGCTGGGCAGCACGGTTGCTGGCGCTGCGGCTTCATCTACTGCAGCAGGTACTCAGCCATCGGGCACAACGGCAGCATTGCCAACGTTTGGTTCACTGGGCGGATCGACACAGCTGGGCGTGGGTTTATCAGCACCAACGCCCTCCCTCGCAGCGGCCAATGCTAATCAAGCGTCCGGTAATGCAGCTTCTGGTATCACCCCACTCAGTGGGTCTCTTGCCACACCTGCCCCGACAACAACCGCAGCTGCTCCATTAACCCTGGGTGGTTTCGGGATGTCCAAACCAACGGAACAAAACACGTTGTCTTTGGGAGTGACAAACACTACCACAACCACACCAGCTGCCACCACAAACACAGCAGCGGTTACTACCGGTGCGAGTATCGGCCTGGCAGCTAGTTTGacaaccaacacacaaaccacacagTCCGCTACCGTTGCCGGTAATCAGCAGCTGAAGTTCTTCCAGTTGGAAGAGTTCATCAACAAGTGGACGCTCGAGCTAGAGGAGCAGGAAAAACTGTTCACCAACCAGGCCACGCAGGTGAACGCATGGGATAACATGCTGCTTGCGAACGGTGAAAAGATTGTCGCCCTCAACGAAGCGGTCATGAAGGTTAAGGCGGAACAGAACGCGATGGAGCAGGAACTAGAATTTATCACTGCGCAGCACACCGAGCTGGAGGAGTGTATCGTTCCACTCGAGCAGGAGCTTTCGCGCATCGGTCAAATAGATCTCGAGCGTGGTCAAACGTACTCGATGGCGGAAACACTTGACTCACAGCTAAAGCAGATGTACGAGGACCTGAAGGAGGTGATTGAGCACCTGAACGATGCAAACAAGTACACGGATCCGAACGATCCACTCGTGCAGATCGGGAAAATCCTTAACGCACACATGAACTCGCTGCAGTGGATTGAATCGTCCACCACAAGCATCACGAATCGACTGGAGGAGATTAACAAGATGCACGAAACATTGCGGAAAGATAACGAGCGTTCCTTTCGTTTAACGTACTACGATCAGTGA
- the LOC128706984 gene encoding dynactin subunit 2, with protein MADPKFQYLPYIAHDQPDVYETPDVNETETSDYDEDEPVNDAIERLHISTKDSIGKFRGKYLTGDVDFSDGIGRKNRLGYDARSLDYELAGEGERETPLQRCHRLKCEMNELMEEIEASRADTGRTAEEKASYETVFGVVSTAKKVLESLKLEQVIGSEVVTGGGDAEAKKLIAQIEEYKKTGAVSSSDPKMVANELIQSARVAQLEHRLHQLEVAVGAKPERISRLAGTTGTGNLIEAVQNISAKAALLQPSQLDTIEQRLNNLLQQMNSIQEKSNATGQDPNREQKILELYEIAKSTEPIVQILPDMLHRMQTLESLHKYATNFSKLFAELETTQASILNGVAANKTLLTGVQEAFAQNLENVNKEVKKLEERMTKLQQTIK; from the exons ATGGCAGACCCAAAGTTCCAGTACTTGCCTTACATT GCTCACGATCAACCCGACGTGTACGAAACTCCGGATGTGAACGAAACTGAAACATCGGATTACGACGAGGATGAACCCGTGAACGATGCGATCGAGCGATTGCACATCTCAACCAAGGACTCGATCGGAAAGTTCCGCGGCAAGTACCTTACCGGTGACGTGGATTTCTCTGATGGCATAGGCCGGAAGAATCGGCTGGGCTATGACGCACGCAGTCTCGACTACGAGCTGGCAGGCGAAGGCGAACGGGAAACTCCGTTGCAGCGTTGCCATCGTCTAAAGTGCGAAATGAACGAGCTGATGGAAGAGATCGAAGCATCGCGTGCGGATACTGGTCGTACGGCGGAGGAAAAAGCTTCGTACGAGACGGTGTTTGGGGTGGTCAGTACAGCGAAAAAGGTGCTAGAGAGCCTGAAGCTGGAACAGGTCATCGGCAGCGAGGTGGtaaccggtggtggtgatgcggAAGCGAAGAAACTAATCGCCCAAATCGAAGAGTACAAGAAGACGGGTGCCGTTTCGAGCAGTGATCCGAAGATGGTTGCAAACGAGCTGATACAGAGTGCACGCGTGGCCCAGCTAGAACATCGGCTGCATCAACTGGAGGTGGCCGTGGGTGCGAAACCGGAACGTATCAGCCGTCTAGCCGGCACAACCGGTACGGGTAATCTAATTGAAGCGGTACAGAACATATCTGCAAAGGCCGCACTGTTGCAACCGTCCCAGCTGGATACGATCGAGCAGCGACTGAACAATTTGTTGCAGCAGATGAACAGCATACAGGAGAAGTCGAACGCAACTGGACAGGACCCCAACAGGGAACAAAAG ATCTTGGAACTTTACGAAATTGCGAAAAGCACCGAACCGATCGTACAGATCCTTCCCGATATGTTGCACCGTATGCAAACCTTGGAATCGTTGCACAAATACG CTACAAACTTTAGCAAACTGTTTGCCGAGCTGGAAACAACACAGGCTTCCATCCTGAATGGGGTGGCCGCCAACAAGACACTGCTCACCGGGGTCCAGGAAGCATTCGCACAGAACTTGGAAAACGTCAACAAGGAGGTAAAGAAGCTCGAGGAACGCATGACCAAACTGCAGCAGACGATTAAGTAA